From the Alloalcanivorax dieselolei B5 genome, one window contains:
- a CDS encoding multidrug effflux MFS transporter yields the protein MSAISPTRLAIMLGSLVALGPLAIDTYLPALPTMADDFGVAVHAVELSVSFYVIGVALGQWLGGPLSDHFGRKPVAYVGLLVFFLASLAIAVTESVRMLYLLRIVQAVGGGATVVICAASVRDHFTGPDAGRVLTTIGLVMLMAPLLAPAIGAVLLKLLGWQSIFVFLAAYAVVAVLVLRFALPTVVPKVDPEPLRHRMFAAYGRVLRQRAAMGFILANSLGFSAMFIFITDAAFLYIDYFGIDETRFPIYFGCNILTMLGLNRLNVLLLRRYRGADILGVALVIQTLSALALLVLTLAGTLALWNTVPLIMMVAGMGALIIPNAIACFLGYFDSDSGAATGLNGCLQFLLAGLIGIGLGMIHNGTPLPMTGLMAATALAALGCYWGLARRG from the coding sequence ATGTCTGCGATTTCCCCCACGCGCCTGGCGATCATGCTGGGCTCTCTGGTGGCCCTCGGGCCGCTGGCCATCGACACCTATTTGCCGGCGTTGCCGACCATGGCCGATGACTTCGGCGTGGCGGTGCACGCGGTGGAGTTGTCGGTGAGCTTCTATGTGATCGGGGTGGCGCTGGGGCAATGGCTGGGTGGTCCGTTGTCCGATCACTTCGGGCGCAAGCCGGTGGCCTACGTGGGATTGCTGGTGTTCTTCCTCGCCAGTCTTGCCATCGCCGTCACCGAGAGTGTGCGGATGCTCTATCTGCTACGGATAGTACAGGCCGTCGGTGGGGGCGCCACGGTGGTGATCTGTGCCGCTTCGGTGCGGGACCATTTTACCGGCCCGGACGCCGGCAGGGTGCTGACCACCATTGGCTTGGTGATGCTGATGGCGCCGTTGCTGGCGCCGGCCATCGGTGCCGTTTTATTGAAGCTGTTGGGCTGGCAGAGCATCTTCGTGTTCCTGGCGGCTTATGCGGTGGTGGCGGTGCTGGTATTGCGGTTCGCGCTGCCCACGGTGGTGCCGAAAGTGGATCCGGAGCCGTTGCGCCATCGCATGTTCGCCGCCTACGGCCGGGTGTTGCGGCAACGGGCGGCGATGGGGTTCATCCTTGCCAACAGTCTGGGCTTCTCCGCCATGTTCATCTTCATCACCGACGCGGCGTTCCTCTACATCGATTATTTCGGTATCGACGAAACCCGTTTCCCGATCTATTTCGGCTGCAATATCCTCACCATGCTCGGCCTCAACCGGCTCAACGTGTTGCTGCTGCGCCGCTATCGCGGTGCCGACATTCTCGGCGTGGCGCTGGTGATCCAGACGTTGTCGGCCCTGGCCCTGCTGGTGCTGACGCTGGCCGGAACCCTGGCGCTGTGGAACACGGTGCCGCTGATCATGATGGTGGCGGGAATGGGCGCGCTGATCATCCCCAATGCCATTGCTTGCTTCCTTGGCTATTTCGACAGCGACTCCGGCGCCGCCACCGGTCTCAACGGCTGCCTGCAGTTTTTGCTGGCGGGGCTGATCGGCATTGGACTGGGCATGATCCATAACGGCACCCCGTTGCCGATGACCGGACTGATGGCGGCGACGGCGCTGGCGGCATTGGGATGCTATTGGGGGCTGGCGCGGCGCGGCTGA
- a CDS encoding cation:proton antiporter translates to MELTLPIQLALIVVVAFLCQWGAWRLKLPAILPLLLSGLALGGGLGLIDPQAMFGDLLLPGVSLAVSIILFEGALTLKFDEIRGLERTVRRLVTWGALITWAVVTAATWYFLKLPLDMALLFGALVVVTGPTVIVPLLRSVRPVSSVSRLLRWEGIVIDPLGAVLVVLAYELVAATGQGALLHGLWLFTQSMVLGVVIGSVVAFMLAFLLKRHLVPEYLRSFLVLSVVVGEFVLANWLGEESGLVAVTATGIVLANLKGVRTDDILHFKENLSVMLISVLFIVLAARLDMAQLAQLGSATLVVLLVVQLVARPLSVWVSTLGSKLNWREKALLAWIAPRGIVAAAVSALFAERLESNGVEGAELLVPLTFSVIIGTVALQSLTARPLARLLKVAEPAPRGFLIIGANPVARAIGKALNQNGFPAMVTDSSWENIRAARMAGLATYYGNAVSSHADQYLDLVGYGKLLAMSPRREMNAVATMRYRLEFGERNVYSLPWSGDKEEKHEIASQHRGDTLFDEDLTYARLASLISQGAEVRKTRLTDEFDYAAYLQVEDRQVWPLFAVDTRDRIHVFSANSRPEPKSGWSLFGLIREDDAKEAAKEKSNGDNGGSSALPG, encoded by the coding sequence ATGGAACTGACTCTTCCGATCCAGCTTGCCCTGATCGTGGTGGTGGCCTTTCTATGCCAATGGGGCGCCTGGCGCCTCAAGCTGCCGGCGATTCTGCCGCTGCTGTTGTCCGGTCTGGCACTGGGCGGCGGCCTTGGCCTGATCGATCCCCAGGCTATGTTCGGCGACCTGTTGCTGCCCGGCGTATCCCTGGCGGTGTCGATCATCCTGTTTGAAGGCGCGCTCACCCTCAAATTCGATGAAATACGCGGCCTGGAGCGCACCGTGCGCCGGCTGGTGACCTGGGGCGCTCTGATCACCTGGGCGGTGGTCACCGCCGCCACCTGGTACTTTCTCAAGCTGCCGCTGGATATGGCGTTGCTGTTCGGCGCCTTGGTGGTGGTCACCGGCCCCACCGTCATCGTCCCGCTGCTGCGCAGCGTGCGGCCGGTCAGCAGTGTGTCGCGGTTGCTGCGCTGGGAAGGCATCGTCATCGATCCGCTTGGCGCCGTTCTGGTGGTATTGGCCTATGAGCTGGTGGCGGCCACCGGCCAGGGGGCCCTGCTGCACGGTCTGTGGTTGTTCACCCAGTCCATGGTGCTGGGCGTGGTGATCGGTTCCGTGGTGGCGTTCATGCTGGCTTTCCTGCTCAAGCGTCATCTGGTGCCGGAATACCTGCGCAGCTTCCTGGTGCTGTCCGTGGTGGTGGGCGAATTCGTGCTGGCCAACTGGCTTGGCGAGGAATCCGGGCTGGTGGCGGTCACCGCCACCGGTATCGTGCTGGCCAATCTCAAGGGCGTGCGCACCGACGATATTCTCCACTTCAAGGAGAACCTGTCGGTGATGCTGATTTCGGTGCTGTTCATCGTCCTCGCCGCCCGCCTGGACATGGCACAGCTGGCGCAACTGGGCAGCGCCACCCTGGTGGTATTGCTGGTGGTGCAACTGGTGGCCCGGCCGTTGTCGGTCTGGGTGTCCACTCTCGGCAGCAAGCTCAACTGGCGGGAGAAAGCGCTGCTCGCCTGGATCGCGCCGCGCGGCATTGTCGCCGCGGCGGTTTCGGCGCTGTTCGCGGAGCGTCTGGAAAGCAATGGCGTGGAAGGCGCCGAGCTGCTGGTGCCGCTGACCTTCTCGGTGATCATTGGCACGGTGGCGCTGCAGAGCCTGACCGCGCGGCCGCTGGCACGCCTGCTGAAAGTGGCGGAACCGGCACCGCGCGGCTTCCTCATCATCGGCGCCAATCCGGTGGCGCGAGCCATCGGCAAGGCGCTCAATCAGAACGGCTTCCCGGCCATGGTCACCGATTCCAGCTGGGAGAATATCCGTGCGGCGCGGATGGCCGGCCTGGCCACTTACTACGGCAACGCGGTTTCCAGCCACGCCGACCAGTACCTGGATCTGGTGGGCTACGGCAAGCTGCTGGCGATGAGCCCGCGGCGGGAAATGAACGCGGTGGCGACCATGCGCTACCGATTGGAATTCGGCGAGCGCAACGTCTACAGCCTGCCCTGGTCCGGCGATAAGGAAGAAAAACACGAGATCGCCTCCCAGCATCGTGGCGACACTTTATTCGACGAGGATCTCACCTACGCCCGGCTCGCCAGCCTGATCAGCCAGGGTGCCGAAGTGCGCAAAACGCGGCTCACCGACGAATTCGATTACGCCGCCTACCTGCAGGTGGAAGATCGCCAGGTGTGGCCGCTGTTCGCGGTGGATACCCGTGATCGCATCCATGTTTTCAGCGCCAACAGCCGCCCTGAACCGAAGTCCGGCTGGTCACTGTTCGGTCTGATCCGCGAGGACGACGCCAAGGAAGCGGCGAAGGAAAAAAGCAACGGTGACAACGGCGGTAGCTCCGCCCTGCCTGGGTAA
- a CDS encoding MerR family DNA-binding protein has product MRVTDLARRADTTTETVRHYTDLGLLAPRRNPHNGYREYGAEDLRRLRFALKARSLGFTLSDVSELMSASGAGQTPCPRVRDLIETRLGEVEERIQELQALSQRMRQAMAVWEDTPDRHLSDGRVCGLIDSFERIGEETAPVACDHRENMAS; this is encoded by the coding sequence ATGCGCGTGACGGATCTGGCACGCCGTGCGGACACCACCACGGAAACCGTGCGTCACTACACCGATCTGGGATTGCTGGCGCCGCGCCGTAATCCGCACAATGGCTACCGGGAGTACGGCGCCGAGGATTTGCGCCGGCTGCGCTTCGCCCTCAAGGCCCGCAGTCTCGGCTTCACGCTCAGTGATGTGTCGGAGTTGATGTCCGCCAGTGGCGCCGGGCAGACGCCTTGTCCGCGGGTCCGTGATTTGATCGAAACCCGGCTCGGTGAGGTGGAAGAGCGCATCCAGGAATTGCAGGCGCTGAGTCAGCGTATGCGCCAGGCGATGGCGGTCTGGGAAGACACGCCGGATCGCCATCTGTCCGATGGCCGGGTGTGCGGGTTGATCGACTCTTTTGAGCGGATCGGCGAGGAGACCGCGCCTGTCGCCTGTGACCATCGCGAGAATATGGCGTCCTGA
- a CDS encoding FGGY-family carbohydrate kinase, which translates to MSAPLLLALDQGTQSARALLFDARGELVARARQPVEPYWSGPPGEAEQDAEHFWWGLGEACQALWRTHPQLKERVQAVALTTQRASVVCLDRDYQPLRPAVIWLDRRRAADYPELPWYWRWGVQLLGQGGTLRQFRGKAECNWLAEREPQLWRRTEHFVLLSGFLTWKLCGVLKDCAASQVGYLPFDYRRRQWARPGDLKWQALRVRREQLPELVPPGQPLGRISIEAEVHTGIPAGLPLIACGADKACEVLGCGALSPDIGHVSYGTTATFNTSNRRYVEPYPFVPAYGAAAPDYYTSEIIVQRGYWLVEWFKREFAAEEVQRAERQGVAAEALFDELLDRSPPGALGLMLQPFWNPGVRFPGPEAKGAILGFGDAHDRAHLYRAIIEGIAYALKDGQERLQKRNGTPVRELRVSGGGSQSDRILQITADIFDLPVVRPHTFETSGLGAAINAAVGTGLYPDHERAVAAMTHPGPRFEPRAGYRDTYQQLYRRVYRRIYPRLSGLYREIRAITGYPADL; encoded by the coding sequence GTGAGCGCGCCGCTGCTGCTGGCTCTCGACCAGGGCACGCAGAGCGCCCGGGCGCTGCTGTTCGATGCCCGTGGCGAGCTGGTGGCGAGGGCGCGGCAGCCGGTGGAGCCGTATTGGTCCGGGCCGCCAGGTGAGGCGGAACAGGACGCGGAGCATTTCTGGTGGGGCCTCGGCGAGGCCTGCCAGGCGCTGTGGCGCACCCACCCGCAACTGAAAGAGCGGGTCCAGGCGGTGGCGCTGACCACGCAACGGGCCTCGGTGGTATGTCTGGACCGGGATTATCAGCCGCTACGGCCGGCGGTGATCTGGCTGGACCGGCGCCGCGCCGCCGACTATCCGGAACTGCCCTGGTACTGGCGCTGGGGCGTCCAGCTGTTGGGGCAGGGCGGCACCTTGCGCCAGTTTCGTGGCAAGGCCGAGTGCAACTGGCTGGCTGAGCGCGAGCCGCAACTGTGGCGGCGCACCGAGCATTTCGTGCTGCTGTCGGGTTTTTTGACCTGGAAGCTGTGCGGCGTATTGAAGGACTGCGCCGCCAGCCAGGTCGGCTACCTGCCGTTCGATTACCGCCGCCGGCAATGGGCCCGCCCCGGCGACCTCAAATGGCAAGCTCTGCGGGTGCGCCGTGAGCAGTTACCGGAGCTGGTGCCGCCGGGGCAACCGCTGGGCCGGATCAGCATCGAGGCCGAAGTCCACACCGGTATTCCCGCCGGTCTGCCGCTGATTGCCTGTGGCGCCGACAAAGCCTGCGAGGTGCTCGGCTGCGGAGCGCTCAGCCCGGACATCGGCCATGTCAGTTACGGCACCACCGCGACGTTCAATACCAGCAACCGCCGTTACGTGGAACCGTACCCGTTCGTTCCCGCCTACGGCGCCGCGGCACCGGATTACTACACGTCGGAAATCATCGTGCAGCGCGGATACTGGCTGGTGGAATGGTTCAAGCGTGAGTTCGCGGCGGAAGAAGTGCAGCGTGCCGAGCGCCAGGGGGTGGCGGCGGAAGCGCTGTTCGACGAATTGCTGGACCGGTCACCGCCGGGGGCGCTTGGGCTGATGCTGCAACCGTTCTGGAATCCCGGCGTGCGTTTCCCCGGGCCGGAAGCCAAGGGCGCCATCCTCGGGTTCGGTGACGCTCATGACCGCGCCCACCTGTACCGGGCCATCATCGAAGGGATCGCCTACGCGCTCAAGGACGGCCAGGAGCGCCTGCAAAAACGCAATGGGACACCGGTACGTGAGTTGCGTGTTTCCGGCGGCGGCTCGCAAAGCGACCGCATTTTGCAGATCACCGCCGACATCTTTGATTTACCGGTGGTGCGCCCCCATACCTTTGAGACTTCCGGGCTCGGCGCGGCCATCAATGCCGCCGTGGGGACCGGGCTGTATCCGGATCACGAACGGGCGGTGGCGGCGATGACCCATCCGGGGCCGCGCTTCGAGCCCCGCGCTGGCTATCGTGATACCTATCAGCAATTGTATCGGCGGGTCTACCGGCGCATTTATCCCCGTCTATCGGGGTTGTACCGGGAGATCCGGGCCATCACCGGCTATCCGGCGGACCTGTGA
- a CDS encoding glycerol-3-phosphate dehydrogenase/oxidase → MTLGPRPTLASLREQNWDLIVIGGGITGAGVLLEAARLGYRTLLLEQADFAWGTSSRSSKMVHGGLRYIAQGQVRLTRDALRERERLLRELPGLVERATYLFPLRKGRFPGRWPMTALLGVYDFLAGIRDRAFLSNEELLKRVPGLDDQGLGGALSYTDALTDDCRLVLRTLLEAARYQGRAMNYARVTGVSRGDGDAATAPLRVAVRDLSDDATATLTAHAVINATGAWAGQLGGDAERIRPLRGSHLFFPAERLPVRDCLTVLHPRDQRPVFIFPWEGVVCVGTTDLDHPEDLNREPRASEQEMDYLLELLNQQFPRAGLGAGDVLSSMAGVRPVIRSSRAGKPSSEKRDHAVWEHDGVISVSGGKLTTFRLSALDALLAAGLLDRTGWRRARRSNVPLYAPIPAAPAQVDEFLHGNQDDDALLSWCLEHEAVVHLDDLLLRRTRLGLLRRDGGLSLHDRLQSLTADKLGWDAARWQQEWQRYRRLRDEYYGVPGRLAEAS, encoded by the coding sequence ATGACACTGGGACCACGACCGACGCTGGCGTCCCTGCGCGAGCAGAACTGGGATCTGATTGTTATCGGCGGCGGTATCACCGGCGCCGGCGTACTGCTGGAAGCCGCCCGCCTGGGCTACCGGACCCTGCTGCTGGAGCAGGCCGACTTCGCCTGGGGCACCTCGAGCCGATCCTCGAAAATGGTCCATGGTGGATTGCGTTACATTGCCCAGGGGCAGGTGCGGTTGACCCGGGATGCGTTGCGGGAGCGGGAGCGTTTGCTGCGTGAACTGCCGGGGCTGGTGGAAAGGGCCACCTACCTGTTCCCGCTGCGCAAGGGGCGTTTCCCCGGGCGCTGGCCGATGACCGCGTTGCTTGGCGTCTACGACTTCCTGGCCGGCATCCGTGACCGCGCCTTTCTGAGCAACGAGGAACTGTTGAAGCGAGTGCCGGGGCTGGATGACCAGGGACTCGGTGGCGCGCTCAGCTACACCGACGCGCTCACCGACGATTGCCGTCTGGTGTTGCGGACCTTGCTGGAAGCCGCCCGCTATCAGGGGCGGGCGATGAATTACGCGCGCGTCACCGGCGTCTCCCGTGGCGACGGTGACGCTGCCACGGCACCGCTGCGGGTGGCGGTGCGGGATCTGAGCGATGACGCCACGGCGACCCTCACCGCCCATGCCGTGATCAACGCCACCGGTGCCTGGGCCGGGCAACTCGGTGGCGACGCGGAGCGGATCCGGCCGCTGCGGGGCAGCCATTTGTTCTTTCCCGCTGAACGGCTGCCGGTGCGGGACTGCCTCACCGTGCTGCATCCGCGCGATCAACGCCCGGTGTTCATCTTTCCCTGGGAAGGCGTGGTGTGTGTTGGCACCACCGATCTGGATCACCCGGAGGATCTGAACCGGGAGCCGCGAGCCTCGGAACAGGAAATGGACTATCTGCTGGAGTTGCTCAACCAGCAGTTTCCGCGCGCCGGACTCGGCGCCGGGGACGTGCTGTCGTCCATGGCCGGAGTGCGCCCGGTGATTCGTTCCAGCCGCGCCGGCAAGCCTTCCAGCGAAAAACGGGACCACGCGGTCTGGGAGCACGATGGCGTGATCTCGGTGAGCGGCGGCAAGCTCACCACGTTCCGGCTGAGTGCCCTGGATGCGCTGCTGGCGGCCGGTTTGCTGGACCGCACCGGTTGGCGCCGCGCCCGGCGCAGTAATGTGCCTTTGTATGCGCCGATCCCGGCGGCTCCGGCCCAGGTGGATGAGTTCCTGCACGGCAATCAGGACGACGACGCCTTGCTGTCCTGGTGCCTGGAGCACGAAGCCGTGGTGCATCTGGATGATCTGCTGTTACGCCGTACCCGCCTGGGGCTGCTGCGGCGCGACGGCGGTTTGTCGCTGCATGACCGCCTGCAAAGTCTGACCGCCGACAAGCTGGGCTGGGACGCGGCTCGCTGGCAACAGGAATGGCAACGCTACCGGCGCCTGCGTGATGAATACTACGGCGTCCCGGGCAGGTTGGCGGAGGCGTCGTGA
- a CDS encoding FAD-binding oxidoreductase, which produces MRRWNGWGDEATEFPLRASAVRFLRHRIGKGRPLADADLNQVIESVPRSRLPEHPLVDRSPEARVRHARGQSLGDWLAMRSGQFGVFPDGVARPGDSDQVRQLLDWALAQGAVVIPYGGGTSVAGHINPPVDDRPVLTLSLGGMDRLLRLEPENRLARFGAGTPGPALEAQLREHGFRLGHYPQSWELSTVGGWVASRSSGQQSLLYGRIEQLFAGARIETPSGSWRLPTIPASSAGPDAREWVLGSEGRLGVITEVDVRISPLPEFEQFYVGFVPDWDQARELARRLAQDRPSLSMARFSNAEETRTQLRLAASPLALSALNRYLSLRGCGNGRCMVTFGASGDTAFCRAAVKRASALVRAHGGVMVGKSLGKKWEHARFRSPYLRHGLWEHGYAVDTLETCVEWSRVDDTVSAMENAIQAHAGEGEKALVFTHLSHLYPQGSSIYTTYVFRCSPDYEQTRRRWWAMKEAASDALVACGGTISHQHGVGRDHRGWLSEEKGTQGLAALRALTAHFDPTGQLNPGCLVAEEDRP; this is translated from the coding sequence ATGCGTCGTTGGAATGGGTGGGGGGACGAAGCCACGGAATTTCCGTTGCGTGCCTCCGCCGTGCGTTTTTTGCGTCACCGGATCGGCAAAGGGCGGCCGCTGGCCGATGCCGATCTGAACCAGGTAATCGAGTCGGTACCACGGAGCCGACTGCCGGAGCACCCGCTGGTGGACCGCTCTCCGGAAGCCCGTGTCCGCCACGCCCGCGGGCAAAGCCTGGGGGACTGGCTGGCGATGCGTTCGGGACAGTTCGGGGTGTTTCCGGATGGCGTCGCCCGGCCTGGCGACAGCGACCAGGTCCGGCAACTGCTGGACTGGGCCCTGGCACAGGGCGCGGTGGTGATTCCCTATGGCGGTGGCACCTCGGTGGCCGGTCACATCAACCCGCCGGTGGACGACCGTCCGGTGTTGACCCTGAGCCTGGGTGGCATGGACCGGTTGTTGCGGCTGGAGCCGGAGAATCGGCTGGCGCGTTTCGGTGCCGGCACACCGGGACCAGCGCTGGAAGCGCAATTGCGCGAGCACGGGTTTCGCCTCGGCCACTATCCTCAGTCCTGGGAATTGTCCACGGTGGGCGGCTGGGTAGCGAGCCGTTCCAGTGGCCAGCAGTCCTTGTTGTATGGCCGCATCGAGCAGTTGTTCGCCGGCGCCCGTATCGAAACGCCTTCCGGCAGCTGGCGTTTGCCGACTATCCCGGCGTCTTCCGCCGGCCCGGATGCCCGCGAATGGGTGCTGGGCAGCGAAGGGCGACTGGGTGTCATCACCGAGGTGGATGTGCGTATCAGCCCACTGCCGGAATTCGAACAGTTTTACGTGGGCTTCGTGCCGGATTGGGATCAGGCCAGGGAACTGGCGCGTCGCCTTGCCCAGGACCGGCCATCGCTGTCCATGGCGCGTTTCTCCAACGCGGAGGAGACCCGCACCCAACTGCGCCTGGCGGCGTCGCCGCTGGCGCTCTCCGCGCTCAACCGTTATCTGTCCTTGCGCGGCTGCGGCAACGGACGCTGCATGGTGACCTTCGGCGCCAGCGGTGATACCGCGTTTTGTCGCGCCGCGGTGAAACGCGCTTCGGCTCTGGTGCGGGCCCACGGCGGGGTAATGGTTGGCAAGAGTCTGGGTAAAAAATGGGAACACGCCCGCTTCCGTTCCCCTTATCTGCGTCATGGTCTGTGGGAGCATGGTTACGCGGTGGACACGCTGGAAACCTGCGTGGAATGGTCCCGGGTCGACGACACCGTGAGCGCCATGGAAAACGCCATTCAGGCCCACGCCGGAGAAGGCGAGAAGGCTCTGGTATTCACCCATCTGTCCCATCTCTATCCGCAGGGCTCCAGTATCTACACTACCTATGTGTTCCGCTGCTCGCCGGACTATGAGCAAACACGGCGGCGCTGGTGGGCGATGAAGGAGGCGGCCAGCGACGCGCTGGTGGCGTGCGGTGGCACCATCAGCCATCAACACGGAGTGGGGCGCGATCACCGTGGCTGGTTGAGCGAGGAAAAAGGCACTCAGGGGCTGGCGGCATTGCGCGCGCTGACCGCTCATTTCGATCCCACCGGACAGCTCAACCCCGGCTGTCTGGTGGCGGAGGAGGACCGGCCATGA
- a CDS encoding OmpA family protein, producing MKHILGCSLLAAAVTLAGCSTVNPYTGEKQTSKAATGGAIGAVAGALIGIATSDNAKERKERALAGAGIGAVAGGGVGYYMDVQEKKLRDKLQATGVSVTRSGDNIILNMPGNVTFDTDQSDVKSNFRPVLESVTEVLKEYKSTMIQVAGHTDSTGGERYNLLLSQQRAQSVANVLSSYGVETVRLDVVGFGETQPIANNGTAQGREQNRRVELTLLPYTK from the coding sequence ATGAAACACATCCTCGGTTGTTCCCTGCTTGCCGCCGCGGTCACTCTGGCCGGGTGTAGCACCGTGAACCCCTACACCGGCGAAAAACAAACCAGCAAGGCGGCCACCGGCGGTGCCATCGGCGCGGTAGCCGGGGCTCTGATCGGTATCGCCACTTCGGACAATGCCAAGGAGCGCAAAGAACGGGCTCTGGCAGGCGCGGGCATCGGCGCCGTGGCCGGTGGCGGCGTGGGCTACTACATGGACGTTCAGGAGAAGAAACTGCGGGACAAGCTGCAGGCCACCGGCGTGTCGGTGACCCGTAGCGGTGACAACATCATTCTGAACATGCCGGGCAACGTTACCTTCGACACCGACCAGTCCGACGTGAAGAGTAACTTCCGTCCGGTGCTGGAATCCGTCACTGAAGTGCTCAAAGAGTACAAGTCCACCATGATTCAGGTGGCCGGTCACACCGACAGCACTGGCGGCGAGCGCTACAATCTGCTGCTGTCACAGCAACGTGCCCAATCCGTGGCCAATGTGCTGAGCAGCTATGGCGTTGAAACCGTGCGCCTGGACGTGGTGGGCTTCGGCGAGACCCAGCCGATCGCCAATAACGGCACCGCCCAGGGCCGCGAACAGAACCGTCGGGTTGAACTGACTCTGCTGCCGTACACCAAGTAA
- a CDS encoding MFS transporter, which produces MPAASPAARSPAFVQTLLLAAVGVTALGQTLVFTLLPSLGRSTGLAEIQVGLIISCSSLAFALASPIWGYLSELYGRRPVLIIGLTGYAVGTVFFAVVFHLGLNGWLTGGALVACLVVARMSQAVIMAATPPAAAAYTADITAPEARTRGMGRIGAANNLGTVLGPGIGGLLAALTLILPLYLVAGVVACMALLIFLLLPPSPYRTQAPDTRVRSVMATGLRAYTDTRFRDLLITGVVLFMSFALVQQTLGFLFQDALHMSPSAAAGALGTAMMAAAVTSLTGQILVVQWLRAPALVLLAMAVPLIGAGALLLWLFDQRLALTGAVMLVGLGIGFGMPAIMALASLRVDSSEQGRVAGLASACPSLGFIIGPLTGTALYSVDHRFPYIMVAVLMVPLAVLVWRLRRRTETAPKTDLSGED; this is translated from the coding sequence ATGCCCGCCGCGTCGCCTGCCGCCCGTTCCCCGGCATTCGTGCAAACCCTGCTGCTCGCCGCCGTCGGTGTCACCGCGCTAGGCCAGACCCTGGTGTTTACCTTGCTGCCGTCATTGGGCCGTTCCACCGGGCTGGCGGAGATCCAGGTGGGGCTGATCATCAGTTGTTCCTCCCTGGCTTTTGCTCTGGCCAGTCCGATCTGGGGGTACCTGAGCGAGCTGTACGGGCGTCGGCCGGTATTGATCATAGGTCTGACCGGCTATGCGGTTGGCACCGTGTTTTTCGCCGTGGTGTTCCATCTCGGGCTGAATGGCTGGCTCACCGGCGGCGCCCTGGTTGCTTGTCTGGTGGTGGCGCGGATGAGTCAGGCGGTGATCATGGCCGCCACACCGCCCGCGGCGGCGGCTTACACTGCGGATATCACCGCCCCGGAAGCGCGTACCCGCGGCATGGGTCGAATCGGCGCGGCCAACAATCTGGGCACGGTGCTGGGGCCGGGTATTGGCGGCCTGCTGGCCGCGCTGACGCTGATTCTGCCTCTCTACCTGGTCGCCGGCGTGGTGGCCTGCATGGCTCTGCTGATTTTTCTGTTGCTGCCGCCTTCCCCTTATCGCACCCAGGCGCCGGACACCCGCGTGCGCAGCGTCATGGCCACCGGGCTGCGGGCTTACACTGACACCCGTTTTCGTGATCTGTTGATTACCGGCGTGGTGCTGTTCATGAGCTTCGCGCTGGTGCAGCAGACCCTGGGTTTTCTGTTTCAGGACGCGTTGCATATGTCTCCCTCCGCCGCCGCTGGTGCCTTGGGCACGGCGATGATGGCGGCGGCCGTGACCTCGCTCACCGGGCAAATTCTGGTGGTGCAGTGGTTGCGCGCCCCGGCGCTGGTGTTGCTGGCCATGGCGGTACCGTTGATCGGTGCCGGCGCTCTGCTGTTGTGGCTGTTCGACCAGCGGCTGGCGCTGACTGGCGCGGTGATGCTGGTGGGGCTGGGGATCGGTTTCGGTATGCCGGCGATCATGGCGCTGGCCAGCCTGCGCGTGGACAGTTCGGAGCAGGGCCGGGTAGCGGGGCTTGCCAGCGCCTGTCCTTCGCTCGGGTTCATCATCGGTCCCTTGACCGGTACCGCGCTGTACAGCGTTGATCACCGTTTTCCGTACATCATGGTGGCGGTGTTGATGGTGCCGCTGGCGGTATTGGTGTGGCGATTGCGGCGGCGGACGGAGACCGCGCCGAAGACGGACCTGTCAGGGGAAGACTGA